Genomic DNA from Coffea arabica cultivar ET-39 chromosome 7e, Coffea Arabica ET-39 HiFi, whole genome shotgun sequence:
ATTGATCCATTTTATAACATTGAAATCGGGCAATAGTAACATAGCCCTGTCGCCCCAATTTGACTAAAAACAATAAAGAAATAGGTTGAAAGTCAAATAGGATTCTTCAAAATCTACATACTATGACTAGCAATATGGTAGAAGAAATTCCTAGCATCTCGTAGAAAAGTATAAACAAGCAAGCGCAAGTCTAGAAATTTATTTCAGCCAATTGAAACTTCTCAAACTAGTTCTTTTTAAGAACCAAAAAATTTTGTGCCAAAATAACAGATGCCAAGAAGAACAAAAGGCTTTGGACGCGTAATGGATCTTGAAGTACTATTTCTGCATCTCCTGACCAAATCCACCCACATTAGGGTTACTCATTAATGGTTCATCCAATTTGATGTATTCGCCTTCTGAAACAAGAAGCTCTGGTCCTGGGGGGATAAGACATCCATCCGTATCTGTTATGGTTATTTCATATCCCCCATTTTCTTTTCGTATAATTTTGCTTACTATGCCTGCTCCTGTAGCATTATAAATTGTATTGTCACTCTTGCTCCTGTCGGGATAAATCTGACCCCTTCCCTGTTCCCGCCTATATATATAGGATATTTTAAGAAGTGAACATCCTTCTTAGTAGCAAGGTCAGAATAGGTAGATGTTATAGACGATAAATCGGTTTTATTTTATATACCTCTTACTTTATACTTTATCAGGGTATATATGTATTTTTCTCTAATAATAACCACCAAAGCAacaaaatttttccattttgtcGTTCCCAGCTAGATTTTGAGGCAAATATGGGGAATACGACATTTGAATGACTAGGTAAGAATGTGATAAAAAAGACACATCTTTATAAACTCGTCAAAAGCTAAACAATCGAAATGATTTGGTGTCTATAAAGTTATTCAAGAAACTACTAACTAAAGAGAAATGAAGTATAGTGGGTTCTACCCAAAAAGTTCGATAATCAAGGGTGAGctttgtaggacgaaaattctTTGCAAGATTAGCTAGATACAAAAAGTATTGTTGGTCTGCATCAACTTTGAGCAACTAGACTAGTTCTTACACACTTTCTTGATGAAGTAGAATGTCAACTACCTGTCTCATTGCTGGTCTTGCATCTATGTCCTCCTCTGTGCACTTCAAAGCCACTTTAACCAGGATTTTCATCCCTTCGATGTCAAAGTCTCCGTTCATGGCAGGGTCTACAATTTCCATGATTGGTGTTGGTGATTCTCTTCCATCAGCTTCCTGCATTTTCTCCTTCGCCCAACTAACAAGTCTCCTTGGCTCTACTGAATTGCTGTCATCATTTATATTTCCACCTGAGGGGTTTCTTCCAGTTATCAGTTCCAACAGAACAATTCCATAACTATAAACATCAACTTTGGAAGTTATGGGCAGATTGAAAATCCACTCAGGTGCCATATACCCTCTAGTTCCCCTTATTCTGGAGAAGCTTGAAGTGTTGATGCCACTTCTGGTCAATAGCTTAGAAAGCCCAAAATCTGCTACCTTTGGCTGATAATTGGTGTCCAAAAGTATGTTGTGAGGCTTCACATCACAGTGCAAAACCCACTCTAAGCACTCCTCATGCAAATAAGCAAGTCCTCTGGCTGTACCTAGAGCAATTTCATATCTTTTTCTCCAATCAAGTTTATTAGAGTACAGGTTTTTTGCAAGAGTCCCATTCTCCATATATTCATACACCAAAAGTCTATGCTTCCCTTCTGCACAATATCCCCAcatttctatcaagttcatgtGATTCAGCCTGCCCATTGTGCTTATCTCCGCAAGGAACTCAGCTTCTCCCTGCATGGCTTCCTTGAGATACTTGATTGCAGCGACTCGATTATCTGACAGGACACCTCCATATACAACGCCTCCCCCTCctcttccaatttcttcaatgaaatttcGTGATGCCTTCTTAAGCTCAGCATAACTGTATTTTCTAAATCCAGTTGCAACCTGCAAGTAACTTTCCATTCTTGAATTGGAGCGCTTTCGAGTTTTGAACAAGTAAGCAAGTGCACAGATGATCTCGAAAGACCCTACTCCCAAAGTACTCCATAGATAAGACCTCATccaattttgtttctttcttttatacGTCCTGTCTAAGGGTATGACAACACTAGCGCACTGCAAATTGAAATCTTGGTTGGGATTTTCAACTGTGGCTAGTTCAACTTTGGGCAATCTTATGAACATTGGATCTGGAAAATTTAGTGAACGGTATCCATTGAATAAAATAGTCTTTGCGTAACAATCATAGTAGCCAAAGTCTAAGTTGAATTTGTATTGAACACCTTTACACTCGCAATATTTTAAACACTCACTTTTACATGCCTCAAAGGAGATGTTAGGTAAGTAGGCAAGATCAAAACCATAAAATTCCACATGAAGGAGTTGGAGGAAACCTGAAGCATTTTCATCATTGCATGAGAGCTGGAAATCCGGTTCACACCCATAAGTCCAATCCgtttgatttttcattttgtatcCAGGAAGACAAGTGCATCTTCTGCCAATCTCAGGATCATTGATGCATAAACTATTGGAGCCACAAATCCCATGGATCCTGCACGGTTCAGAACTGTGTTGCCATGTAACTTGCCAACTTTGACTCTGCTTATCTAGGCTGTAAACTCGAAGGTCCCCATCAACGTCCAGAACCATTCTTCTCTGAGGTCCAACACCACAATCACTGGTGTTAAATTGGAACAGATCCGATGACTGGAAATAGCCTGATGAATCTAAAACTGCGATCTTGCTACTGTTAGAAGCGGTCCTCCCTGCACTCCCAATAGTTATCCAAGTGTTTGGCCAGTAGACACTAGTTATTTCAGGACCTTCATATCTAAGACGAAGAATACCATCTCCATCAAAGTATAACTTATAAAAGCCAGAAGAGTGATTGGTTTTGCTTCTGGAAGAGACAAGAATAGTGTCTCTTGTGAATAATTGCACAGGAAGGAGTGTGTCAGTCGGAAAATCAAAACTTTGCCAAAGATTTTCGCCCTCAAAAGTACTTAAAACCAGATTACCATTTTCCTGAAGTTCCAACCGTAACGACGAATTTGATCTTGTATTGCTTTTCCAGACAGCAAGCTGCCCTGCATCTGTCAACAAAAGATTGCCAGAATCTTGCAAGAAAAACTTAGTATGCTTTCCATTTACGGGCTGGTCTCGATTGGCCATCCAAACTGTGGTGTAGGTACCATCATATGCATCTGTGTACCATATAGAGAAGCAATAAGCATTTCCACCAACGCTGAAAAAGCCAGCCTTGAAAGTGGGATGTGGGCTTGAAATTAAAGCATCTTGAGTAGACAGGGATGAACCCTTTGTTAAACTAGTATAAGTTTTGGGGTATGACAGTAGCGGCAATGAAAGGGCCAAACAAGAAAAGAGAACTAGGACTAAGACAGCCATGGCATCAAAATATCTCCAATTAATCCTCCTGTTGAATTGGCTCTAACATAATTTATAGGTAGGTGTGCAATTGGCAAGTAGAAAGTCATCCTTTGAATGAGCATATAACCTCATAACTGGAAACATTGAATTTGGAGTCCTCTGTATATTGCAGCAGCCTGATGTGGTCTTGATTTATATATTTGCAGCAGCCTGAAGTGATCTTGATTTATATATTTGGGACCGCCAGGTTGATGTGCACATATCCCTTAATGGGTCAAACTCAGCATGAATTGTACATTTTGTTTACTTCGAATAAGAAAATGTCAAAATGTTGCTTATGGTGCTAATTTTTGGAATTTGCTTATGGTGCTAATTTTAAGCTCAATTTGTGCACACAATTTCAACTTAGGGATCCAACAACTGGCCAGTAGGTAGTCCAATCAAgcaggaaaatgatttttgacttgcctttttgtgtgtgtgttcaAGGTGGGTAAGATATTAATAATTGGTGATATCCTAACAATATAAAGGTGCAAATAGGTTGGATGAACAGTGAATTTCGTCCCCTATCAACATTATTAGTGTGTGGATTctttggtcatttcacatggaTTTTATGCTAATGGGTCGCTATAATTGCACATATTTGTGGCTGCAATTCGTTGGTGCCTTTGTTTCTGACCATGCTACCTTTGGATTTCACTTTTAACCCTGATGGAGTAATTAGccaaaaagaaatagagttgGCTTTACGGTCTTTTGGTTCGGTCCAGCTCTTTCAGACACCTACTGTATTATGACATGGTCAGCTTCCAATTTTGCAGTGCGGTTGGCGGACCGGTGGAGTTTTGTTCTTTCATTACTGCTGCGTGTTCTTTTCATGCGTGTGATGAATTGGAGCACCTCGTCAAACGGTCAGATCAATGAGTATAAACAACATTCATGCTCATGTAAATTAGGGAACTTTTTTTTCCGAACACAATCAATTCTAAGGGGAAGAGATGGACTCAAGGGAGTCAATGGAGAAGTCGAAGGAGATTGAATCGCCAACGAACTAGATGGGTGCCTTTGAACCCACTGGTAAAATTTTAAGGAAACCTTAGATAAGAATGTAAGTCAAGTGATTCAATTCTTTGACCTACACCCAAGGAGAGTTTTAAAATTCTCCCAGATGGCCTGCTAGAAATAATTtgaattttctagatttctctTAGAAGTGTCTTATGGTGCTCTAAGGGACTAGGTTcattgttatgttatttgagTGTATGAAGTCTAAGAGTCATTGTTGGAATGTTTAGTAGCTTTCATGAATGTACGAAGTCTAAGAGTCATACAATGGACTTAAGAAAACACTTATGCATGATTAAATGCCCCTTGCAATTGTCAAATTTTAATAAGAGAAGGAAAAGTGAGTTATGATATATCCTCTCCTCCCAacaaagtggtatcagagcttggtgtTGGATTCTTAATCCAGcattggacttatatgtgaataattatgaattGCAAACTGTCAAATAAAGTTAAGTCCaattaaattgatcaaatatggtttgaatttaatgtatctaatagtaTGTGGGTCTTTAATGTGTAGAGACTTAAGGGctcctatttctatgatgggctgaaatagggttccaaagggtaacaggaatgttacttataaatagggttatggtctCCAGGTCACACGAATCATTTTTTTGTCGTATTTTCTAATACCACAAAATATACCTCTTccctgatatcccatcgtcaggaaagataccagagagatACTAAAGGGCTCTCTCAAGGATCGGCGAATACGTGTTGACTTGGAAGGCCACCCCAATACATTTGGAGATTCATATATCAGTTTGTCGATATGAATCCAGGTACGCTTCCGTAATTTtcttgttaatttatttcttaataatcgccatataaattttgggtttaatagGTGACGGTTTTCACTAAAAGTTGAATATAAATAACcaccctaacaagtggtatcagagtgggatatggttgattattaggaaataatttgaatttagtaatttttgtgtttaaaaaaataattatgtatGATGTTGTGAAGAATCGGCCAACGGCATATTTGTTGAAACTATGACTGTTATGGCTTTATTATTCGGCTTCGGGTTTCATGCTTCTTATCGTATttgtcatttaaaaaaaaaaaaggtttagtCATGCATTCGGTTTGCATGTTTCAGCAACTCAATTGATTGCTATGGTGTCAGATACATTGGTTCATAGTATTTGTTTTATAGAATGTATGTGGGTCCCACCTTAGTCAAGCTTGACTTGGCCGATTTGTCAATTGATGTTGTAGCCATAGAACTATTGTGTTGCAAAAGTCATGACAGGCCCCACATCTTACATGGTTTCAATCTTTAATCGTATATTTCGGCTTTGATGCTTCTGGTCGTACTTGCTACATAAAGTCCAGATAGTCCATGTTTCTTAAACAGTAACTTTCGTgattagtattttattttgacTTGCTTACTTGTGTAAGAGAATTTGCATATATTTATGAAAACAGGATATTAGGGTTTCTCTAATTTAAATGAACCCTAATAAAGTTAAATAAAGATATTTAAACCCTATAAAGTTCATATATGTGGCCCAttaaatatgtaattttataaaGTACttatggatttaaaaaaaaaaaatttgggctTGAATGATTAAATTTGGGTCAAATTATGGATATGGACCTTTGGTCCAATAAGTCTTGATCCAATTTAATTGGTTTGACCAAAGTTGACCAAAGTtgactttgatcaaaatttttgtttaatttgtataattttaaatttgaatattggtatgattatatatattttggaataaattaattgaaataatatgccaccaaagtgacctctattatggaaattaatttattttaaaatataactagTTGGGTActtgtaattttatgaatattgaTTGGCCCAAAGAAAGGtcaatatttaataaaattagaTATGCATTTGTGGTAATAAATACGTGataattatttgaatttttgcatgtgatttataaattggtccaaaggaaaatttatttttgacatGTTATTATTATCAGTATTTATTACTGTACCAAAATATCACTTagaagttaatatttttgtcgaaagataaaatattaatgAAACATCGGTATCTTGAGATGGGGTTAcctttatttaaatttattattattttggtttaTGTGAGTatagttttaattattttatgttttcTATTCAGTTGCAAATGATCTTACGAATATTACTACCAACATCAATAATATTCCTATGTTGAATGGTACAAATTTCAAGTCTTGGAAAGAAAATCTCTTGATAGTACTTGGAGTAATGGATCTCGACCTTGCGTTAAGGGATGATTCTCTCCCACCTCTTACAGATCAGAGTACCTCTGATGAAAAAAGGGATAAGGAAAGGTGGGAGAGATCAAATCGCTTGTGTTTGATGATCATTAAGAAGCATCCACCTTTCCTTAGCATGTTAAGACAAGTAAGCTTAGCATGTTAAGTATTTCAaacatttcaagtatttcaaggtcaagtatttc
This window encodes:
- the LOC113720446 gene encoding putative receptor protein kinase ZmPK1 isoform X2, which codes for MAVLVLVLFSCLALSLPLLSYPKTYTSLTKGSSLSTQDALISSPHPTFKAGFFSVGGNAYCFSIWYTDAYDGTYTTVWMANRDQPVNGKHTKFFLQDSGNLLLTDAGQLAVWKSNTRSNSSLRLELQENGNLVLSTFEGENLWQSFDFPTDTLLPVQLFTRDTILVSSRSKTNHSSGFYKLYFDGDGILRLRYEGPEITSVYWPNTWITIGSAGRTASNSSKIAVLDSSGYFQSSDLFQFNTSDCGVGPQRRMVLDVDGDLRVYSLDKQSQSWQVTWQHSSEPCRIHGICGSNSLCINDPEIGRRCTCLPGYKMKNQTDWTYGCEPDFQLSCNDENASGFLQLLHVEFYGFDLAYLPNISFEACKSECLKYCECKGVQYKFNLDFGYYDCYAKTILFNGYRSLNFPDPMFIRLPKVELATVENPNQDFNLQCASVVIPLDRTYKRKKQNWMRSYLWSTLGVGSFEIICALAYLFKTRKRSNSRMESYLQVATGFRKYSYAELKKASRNFIEEIGRGGGGVVYGGVLSDNRVAAIKYLKEAMQGEAEFLAEISTMGRLNHMNLIEMWGYCAEGKHRLLVYEYMENGTLAKNLYSNKLDWRKRYEIALGTARGLAYLHEECLEWVLHCDVKPHNILLDTNYQPKVADFGLSKLLTRSGINTSSFSRIRGTRGYMAPEWIFNLPITSKVDVYSYGIVLLELITGRNPSGGNINDDSNSVEPRRLVSWAKEKMQEADGRESPTPIMEIVDPAMNGDFDIEGMKILVKVALKCTEEDIDARPAMRQVVDILLHQESV
- the LOC113720446 gene encoding putative receptor protein kinase ZmPK1 isoform X1, which translates into the protein MAVLVLVLFSCLALSLPLLSYPKTYTSLTKGSSLSTQDALISSPHPTFKAGFFSVGGNAYCFSIWYTDAYDGTYTTVWMANRDQPVNGKHTKFFLQDSGNLLLTDAGQLAVWKSNTRSNSSLRLELQENGNLVLSTFEGENLWQSFDFPTDTLLPVQLFTRDTILVSSRSKTNHSSGFYKLYFDGDGILRLRYEGPEITSVYWPNTWITIGSAGRTASNSSKIAVLDSSGYFQSSDLFQFNTSDCGVGPQRRMVLDVDGDLRVYSLDKQSQSWQVTWQHSSEPCRIHGICGSNSLCINDPEIGRRCTCLPGYKMKNQTDWTYGCEPDFQLSCNDENASGFLQLLHVEFYGFDLAYLPNISFEACKSECLKYCECKGVQYKFNLDFGYYDCYAKTILFNGYRSLNFPDPMFIRLPKVELATVENPNQDFNLQCASVVIPLDRTYKRKKQNWMRSYLWSTLGVGSFEIICALAYLFKTRKRSNSRMESYLQVATGFRKYSYAELKKASRNFIEEIGRGGGGVVYGGVLSDNRVAAIKYLKEAMQGEAEFLAEISTMGRLNHMNLIEMWGYCAEGKHRLLVYEYMENGTLAKNLYSNKLDWRKRYEIALGTARGLAYLHEECLEWVLHCDVKPHNILLDTNYQPKVADFGLSKLLTRSGINTSSFSRIRGTRGYMAPEWIFNLPITSKVDVYSYGIVLLELITGRNPSGGNINDDSNSVEPRRLVSWAKEKMQEADGRESPTPIMEIVDPAMNGDFDIEGMKILVKVALKCTEEDIDARPAMRQAGTGKGSDLSRQEQE